In Saccharomonospora marina XMU15, one genomic interval encodes:
- a CDS encoding GNAT family N-acetyltransferase gives MTGARGIPGIGGRLQRPPEPLRPRPEAENARSAAEAAARAARVRVRELTELADLEAVYRLYDGIWRPDPRNPPVTTELLRALTKGGNYVAGAYEGDRLLGACVGFFGAPSDGTMHSHIAGVSAAAAGRSVGFALKLHQRAWALARGVATISWTFDPLVCRNAYFNLGKLGAVPAEYLTNFYGGVNDGINGTDDTDRLLVRWELDSPRVRAACAGTPSVCDAEAARALGAVAGLGRSAGDRPLPGTVDAATVLVAVPRDVERLRATDSAAAVRWRRALRATLGALLADGAQVTGFDRAGWYVISTAQGGNRR, from the coding sequence ATGACCGGCGCCCGCGGGATTCCCGGAATCGGAGGTCGCCTGCAGCGCCCACCGGAACCGCTGCGGCCACGACCGGAGGCCGAGAACGCGCGGTCGGCGGCCGAGGCGGCGGCGCGCGCTGCCCGCGTGCGGGTGCGCGAACTCACCGAACTGGCCGACCTGGAGGCCGTGTACCGGCTCTACGACGGCATCTGGCGGCCGGACCCCCGCAACCCGCCGGTGACCACCGAACTGCTGCGGGCGCTGACCAAGGGCGGTAACTACGTGGCGGGCGCCTACGAGGGCGACCGGCTGCTCGGTGCCTGTGTCGGCTTCTTCGGCGCGCCCTCCGACGGCACGATGCACAGCCACATCGCCGGGGTGTCCGCCGCGGCCGCGGGCCGCAGCGTGGGTTTCGCGCTGAAACTGCACCAGCGAGCGTGGGCACTGGCGCGCGGCGTGGCGACGATCAGCTGGACGTTCGACCCGCTGGTGTGCCGCAACGCCTACTTCAACCTGGGCAAGCTGGGCGCGGTCCCTGCCGAGTACCTCACCAACTTCTACGGCGGGGTCAACGACGGCATCAACGGCACCGACGACACCGACCGGTTGCTCGTGCGCTGGGAGCTGGACTCGCCCCGGGTCCGCGCGGCCTGCGCGGGGACACCCTCGGTGTGCGATGCGGAGGCGGCGCGGGCGCTGGGTGCGGTGGCCGGGCTCGGCAGATCGGCTGGCGACCGGCCTTTGCCCGGCACGGTCGACGCGGCCACCGTGCTCGTCGCCGTACCCCGCGACGTCGAGCGGCTGCGCGCCACCGACTCCGCTGCCGCCGTCCGGTGGCGCCGGGCACTGCGGGCGACGCTCGGTGCGCTGCTCGCGGACGGCGCCCAGGTCACCGGATTCGACCGGGCGGGCTGGTACGTGATCTCCACGGCACAGGGAGGAAACCGGCGATGA
- a CDS encoding ABC transporter permease gives MTAFPAGVRRPHPVAGNAWARFAARRLARLLISVWVLVTAAFLMIHLIPGDPVRVALGPTASPELVQARRAALGLDRPLWLQYVHYLGGLFSGDTGTSVGTGLPVSQVIGDRLPATLELAGYAFLIAVVVSVPVGVGMAVLTRRGRRRNTELAFTSTSVVLGAVPEFLLAVGLVYVFGVKLGWLPVAGRSGPGSYVLPVLALAVGPTAVLARLLRVETLTVLEADYIRTARAKRLPDRLVYFRHALPNALTATITVGGLLLSAMVAGTVLVENVFAWPGLGTTIIESIIAKDYPLVQGIVLVYGTAVLLVNLAVDVALALLDPRSTIKES, from the coding sequence ATGACCGCCTTTCCCGCCGGGGTCCGTCGCCCACACCCGGTGGCGGGCAACGCCTGGGCACGCTTCGCGGCACGCAGGCTGGCCCGGTTGCTGATCTCGGTGTGGGTGCTGGTGACGGCGGCGTTCCTGATGATCCACCTGATCCCGGGCGACCCGGTTCGGGTGGCACTGGGACCCACCGCATCGCCTGAGCTGGTGCAGGCCCGCCGCGCGGCACTGGGACTTGACCGGCCGCTGTGGCTGCAGTACGTGCACTACCTGGGCGGACTGTTCTCCGGCGACACCGGGACATCGGTGGGCACCGGGCTGCCGGTGTCGCAGGTGATCGGGGACCGGCTGCCCGCCACGCTGGAGCTGGCGGGCTACGCGTTCCTGATCGCGGTGGTCGTGTCCGTCCCGGTCGGCGTCGGGATGGCCGTGCTCACCCGGCGCGGCAGGCGCCGCAACACCGAGCTGGCCTTCACGTCCACGAGCGTGGTGCTCGGTGCCGTGCCGGAGTTCCTGCTCGCCGTCGGACTGGTGTACGTGTTCGGGGTCAAGCTCGGCTGGCTGCCGGTCGCCGGGCGCTCCGGGCCCGGCTCGTACGTGCTGCCGGTGCTCGCGCTGGCGGTCGGGCCCACCGCGGTGCTGGCCAGGCTGCTGCGGGTGGAGACGCTGACCGTGCTGGAGGCGGACTACATCCGCACGGCACGGGCCAAGCGCCTTCCCGACCGGCTCGTCTACTTCAGACACGCGCTGCCGAACGCGCTGACGGCGACGATCACGGTTGGCGGTCTGCTGCTGAGCGCGATGGTGGCGGGAACCGTGCTCGTGGAGAACGTCTTCGCCTGGCCGGGACTGGGCACCACGATCATCGAGTCGATCATCGCCAAGGACTACCCGCTGGTGCAGGGCATCGTCCTGGTGTACGGCACCGCGGTGCTGCTGGTGAACCTCGCCGTGGACGTCGCGCTCGCGCTGCTCGACCCGCGCTCGACGATCAAGGAGAGCTGA
- a CDS encoding M20/M25/M40 family metallo-hydrolase produces the protein MLADIEELVGCESPSSDLAAVAASADVVARVGARRLGRAPERIVQAGSTHLRWRFGDGPARVLLLGHHDTVWPIGSLATHPYTVDGDVLRGPGCFDMKAGLVVALHALAAVPDLTGVTLLVTGDEELGSPTSRELICAEATGCAAALVLEAAADGGALKTERKGVSLYRVGVTGRSAHAGLEPWRGVNATVELAHQVLAVEALADPALGTTVTPTVASAGSTTNTVPAGGELSVDVRVASTVEQQRIDAAMHGLRPVLGGATLELGGGPNRPPLEASSSQPLLDRAVALASALGLPPPRGAAVGGASDGNFTAGVGTPTLDGLGAVGGGAHADDEHVLVAELPARAALVAALVADVLEPGREAAPTATASGGGRSS, from the coding sequence ATGCTCGCCGACATCGAGGAACTGGTCGGTTGCGAGTCGCCGTCGTCCGACCTCGCCGCGGTCGCGGCGAGCGCGGACGTGGTGGCCCGCGTCGGCGCTCGCAGGTTGGGGCGCGCGCCGGAGCGGATCGTGCAGGCCGGGAGCACACACCTGCGCTGGCGGTTCGGCGACGGCCCGGCCCGGGTGCTGTTGCTGGGCCACCACGACACGGTGTGGCCGATCGGTTCGCTGGCCACGCATCCGTACACGGTGGACGGTGACGTGTTGCGTGGTCCCGGCTGCTTCGACATGAAGGCGGGCCTGGTGGTCGCGCTGCACGCGCTCGCGGCAGTGCCGGACCTGACCGGTGTCACGCTGTTGGTCACCGGTGACGAGGAGCTCGGCTCGCCGACGTCGCGGGAGTTGATCTGCGCGGAAGCCACCGGATGCGCCGCGGCGCTGGTGCTGGAGGCCGCGGCCGACGGCGGCGCGCTCAAGACCGAGCGCAAGGGCGTCTCGCTGTACCGGGTCGGGGTGACCGGACGGTCCGCCCACGCCGGGCTGGAGCCGTGGCGCGGGGTCAACGCCACGGTGGAGCTAGCGCACCAGGTGCTGGCCGTCGAGGCGCTGGCCGATCCGGCGCTGGGCACCACCGTCACACCGACCGTGGCATCGGCGGGCAGCACGACGAACACCGTCCCCGCCGGTGGCGAGCTGTCGGTGGACGTGCGGGTGGCCAGCACCGTCGAACAGCAGCGGATCGACGCGGCGATGCACGGCCTGCGGCCCGTGCTCGGCGGCGCGACGCTGGAGCTCGGGGGAGGCCCGAACCGTCCGCCGCTGGAGGCCAGTTCCTCACAGCCGTTACTGGACAGGGCGGTGGCGCTGGCGAGCGCTCTCGGGCTGCCGCCGCCGCGTGGTGCAGCCGTGGGCGGAGCCTCCGACGGCAACTTCACAGCCGGAGTCGGCACCCCCACGCTGGACGGTCTCGGCGCGGTGGGCGGTGGCGCCCACGCCGACGACGAACACGTTCTGGTCGCCGAGTTGCCCGCCAGGGCGGCGCTGGTCGCCGCCCTCGTCGCCGATGTGCTCGAACCGGGTCGCGAGGCCGCGCCCACGGCGACAGCGAGCGGTGGAGGGAGATCGTCATGA
- a CDS encoding ABC transporter ATP-binding protein yields the protein MSELTFEGVRVRFGGHRHGLTAVDGVDLTVPGGSVVGLVGESGSGKSTLARAAVGLAPLSAGRILLDGEPLNRGRRARPPLQLVFQDPYSSLDPRMTIGDSIAEAMPRRGTGRRAEVARLLELVGLSADRARGYPGQLSGGQCQRVALARALAGEPRVLIADEITSALDVSIQGAVLNLVREVQRELRLSLLFISHDLAVVRYVSDFIAVMYLGRIVEYGPAEAVLTDPSHPYTRELLAAVSEPVVGEADPALRAVADVEPADPHAPPPGCRFHPRCPVGPAVLDDRDLCRESEPVPQGHRHLAACHFAAGS from the coding sequence GTGAGTGAGCTGACGTTCGAGGGTGTCCGCGTGCGCTTCGGCGGCCACCGGCACGGGCTCACCGCCGTCGACGGTGTCGACCTGACCGTGCCCGGCGGCAGCGTCGTCGGGCTGGTCGGGGAGTCCGGCTCCGGCAAGTCCACACTGGCCCGCGCCGCCGTGGGACTGGCCCCGCTCAGCGCGGGCCGCATCCTGCTCGACGGCGAGCCCCTCAACCGCGGCCGCCGCGCCCGGCCTCCGTTGCAGCTGGTGTTCCAGGACCCGTACTCGTCGCTGGACCCGCGCATGACGATCGGCGACTCGATCGCCGAGGCCATGCCGCGGCGCGGCACCGGCCGCAGGGCCGAGGTGGCCAGGCTGCTGGAGCTGGTCGGGCTCAGCGCGGACCGGGCCCGCGGCTATCCCGGCCAGCTCTCCGGCGGGCAGTGCCAGCGGGTCGCGCTGGCACGGGCACTGGCGGGCGAGCCGCGCGTGCTCATCGCGGACGAGATCACCTCGGCGCTCGACGTCTCGATCCAGGGCGCCGTGCTCAACCTCGTCCGCGAAGTGCAGCGGGAACTGCGGCTGTCCCTGCTGTTCATCTCCCACGACCTGGCCGTGGTGCGCTACGTCAGCGACTTCATCGCGGTGATGTACCTGGGCCGCATCGTCGAGTACGGCCCTGCCGAGGCGGTGCTGACCGACCCCAGCCACCCGTACACGCGGGAACTGCTCGCCGCCGTCTCCGAACCGGTCGTCGGTGAGGCGGACCCGGCGCTGCGGGCCGTCGCCGACGTCGAACCCGCCGACCCGCACGCCCCGCCGCCCGGCTGCCGGTTCCACCCCCGGTGCCCGGTCGGGCCCGCCGTCCTCGACGACAGAGACCTCTGCCGCGAGAGCGAACCCGTCCCACAAGGACACCGGCACCTCGCCGCCTGCCACTTCGCGGCCGGGAGCTGA
- a CDS encoding ABC transporter substrate-binding protein codes for MKSVLTIATAGVLAVTLAACAGSGGAQGGQNFVDGKTFTMVLGTDPGNLDPHFSTLSVTMQVNRFLYDPLLHVDENGELVAGLAGQWEASTTEATFTLRDGLSCADGRPLTATTVADNINFVGDVENAAAVVGLYVPPGAKATADDAARTVTVAAPSPDPFLARNIGSLPIVCERGLDNRDLLKQGGAGTGMFTVTEAVAGDHYTLDRREDYAWGPGDWKPDQRGLPDKVVLRVVPNETTAANLLASGEVNAGSVIGPDRRRLEAQQLLRRDVVAVLGELWFNQKPGMPAEQAQVRRALTQALDLSELANVITGGMGEPPSGLVATGMGPCEDAAPSLPEHDAEAAAAALDEAGWTPGPGGIRTKDGKRLSMTLYYPSKLGAPMQSAAELVQRSWRAVGVEVELRGGPDTQVEQVVAAGQGTWHAAFLPLNVTLPTQLVPFLSGATPPEGNNFSFIDNPDYTAAVERASQATGADGCDSWAEAEQAVVGDLDVVPFANTNRPLFAGGATFVLTEGSVAPSSIRMLG; via the coding sequence ATGAAATCGGTGCTGACCATCGCCACGGCCGGTGTGCTCGCCGTGACCCTCGCCGCGTGCGCAGGCTCCGGCGGAGCGCAGGGCGGGCAGAACTTCGTGGACGGCAAGACGTTCACGATGGTGCTCGGCACGGACCCGGGCAACCTCGACCCGCACTTCTCCACGCTCTCGGTGACCATGCAGGTCAACCGCTTCCTCTACGACCCGCTGCTGCACGTCGACGAGAACGGCGAACTCGTCGCCGGGCTCGCCGGGCAGTGGGAGGCGAGCACCACCGAGGCCACGTTCACCTTGCGGGATGGCCTAAGCTGCGCCGACGGCCGCCCGCTCACCGCGACCACAGTGGCCGACAACATCAACTTCGTGGGTGATGTGGAGAACGCGGCGGCGGTGGTCGGGCTGTACGTGCCGCCGGGCGCGAAGGCCACCGCCGACGACGCGGCCCGCACCGTCACTGTCGCCGCGCCCTCGCCGGACCCGTTTCTGGCCCGCAACATCGGCAGCCTGCCGATCGTGTGCGAGCGCGGTCTGGACAACCGTGACCTGCTCAAGCAGGGCGGCGCGGGCACCGGGATGTTCACCGTGACCGAGGCCGTCGCGGGAGATCACTACACACTGGACCGGCGCGAGGACTACGCGTGGGGCCCCGGCGACTGGAAGCCGGACCAGCGCGGCCTTCCGGACAAGGTCGTGCTCCGGGTGGTGCCGAACGAGACCACCGCGGCCAACCTGCTGGCCTCCGGTGAGGTCAACGCGGGCTCGGTGATCGGTCCGGACCGGCGGCGGCTGGAGGCACAGCAACTGCTGCGGCGCGACGTCGTGGCCGTGCTCGGCGAGCTGTGGTTCAACCAGAAACCCGGGATGCCAGCCGAGCAGGCGCAGGTGCGCAGGGCGCTCACCCAGGCGCTGGACCTGAGCGAACTCGCCAACGTCATCACGGGCGGGATGGGGGAGCCGCCTTCCGGGCTGGTCGCCACCGGGATGGGGCCGTGCGAGGACGCCGCGCCGTCACTTCCCGAGCACGACGCCGAGGCGGCGGCCGCCGCGCTCGACGAGGCCGGCTGGACGCCCGGGCCGGGCGGCATCCGCACCAAGGACGGCAAGCGGCTGTCGATGACGCTTTACTACCCCAGCAAGCTGGGCGCGCCGATGCAGTCGGCCGCGGAACTGGTGCAGCGTTCCTGGCGCGCGGTCGGCGTGGAAGTCGAGTTGCGGGGCGGGCCCGACACGCAGGTCGAACAGGTCGTCGCCGCCGGGCAGGGCACGTGGCACGCCGCGTTCCTCCCGCTGAACGTGACCCTGCCGACCCAGCTCGTGCCGTTCCTGTCGGGCGCGACGCCACCCGAAGGCAACAACTTCTCCTTCATCGACAACCCCGACTACACCGCCGCCGTGGAGCGGGCCTCGCAAGCCACCGGCGCCGACGGCTGCGACTCCTGGGCCGAGGCTGAGCAGGCAGTGGTCGGCGACCTCGACGTGGTGCCGTTCGCCAACACCAACCGCCCGCTGTTCGCGGGCGGGGCGACCTTCGTGCTGACGGAAGGCAGCGTGGCGCCCAGCTCGATCCGGATGCTCGGCTGA
- a CDS encoding dipeptide/oligopeptide/nickel ABC transporter permease/ATP-binding protein: MTTPAKSTWAGVLRTPVGAGAAGLLAAVLLLAVLAPLLWSDQASAVDTGRILEGPSGDHWMGTDGLGRDIFFRVLVATGLSVGLALLATAVGVGAGLLLGAAPMLLGRRAGRVVTAAVNIAVAFPGLLLALFFAVVFGVGATGAVLAIGFALAPAFARLAQTLVAKVSGLDYVAAARIAGLGRLRLLARHVLPNVAEPLVVNATIAAGAALLAFSGLSFLGLGVQAPLYDWGRLLGDGLSSLYVHPAAALAPGTAVVVAGLAFNLFGEAIAKGIGMRTTPLSPRPRARAAPVRRPVVTDEAKPVLAVEGLRVAFPGSTPVRGVGFTLRRGAAVGIVGESGSGKTLTALALAQLIEQPGEVSADRLDFLDRPLLDLPDRERKHLLGTSFAMVFQDPMTSFNPTQRIGRQLAEVSEQHGGLSRGQALERAIDRLQAVRVPAAARRAKQFPHEFSGGMRQRAMIGMGMMGAPALIVADEPTTALDVTVQRQVLRLLDSVRAHEDVALLLISHDITVVRRFCERVLVMYAGRIVEDLPAADLPARARHPYTRALLAAVPDMNTDREQPLAVIPGRPIDPAELPVGCAFATRCPLADEQCRSADPPLVPDEEGRRVACWHADAATGLPAVAEEVRVGE, translated from the coding sequence GTGACCACACCAGCGAAGTCCACCTGGGCCGGTGTGCTGCGCACGCCGGTCGGCGCGGGCGCAGCCGGGCTGCTCGCCGCCGTGCTGCTGCTGGCCGTGCTGGCACCGTTGCTGTGGTCCGACCAGGCCAGTGCCGTGGACACCGGGCGGATACTGGAGGGTCCCTCTGGCGATCACTGGATGGGCACCGACGGTCTCGGCAGGGACATCTTCTTCCGGGTGCTCGTCGCCACGGGCCTTTCGGTGGGCCTGGCGCTGCTGGCCACCGCCGTCGGCGTCGGTGCGGGCCTGCTCCTCGGTGCGGCCCCGATGCTGCTTGGCAGGCGGGCCGGACGGGTGGTGACCGCGGCGGTCAACATCGCGGTGGCGTTTCCCGGGCTGCTGCTGGCGCTGTTCTTCGCCGTGGTGTTCGGTGTCGGCGCGACCGGCGCCGTGCTGGCCATCGGATTCGCGCTGGCGCCCGCGTTCGCGCGGCTCGCGCAGACGCTGGTGGCCAAGGTCTCCGGCCTGGACTACGTCGCCGCCGCGCGGATCGCCGGACTCGGCAGGCTGCGGCTGCTCGCGCGGCACGTGCTGCCCAACGTCGCCGAGCCCCTGGTGGTCAACGCGACCATCGCGGCGGGAGCGGCGCTGCTGGCGTTCTCGGGGCTGTCGTTCCTCGGGCTGGGCGTACAGGCACCGCTGTACGACTGGGGCCGCCTGCTCGGCGACGGGCTCAGCAGCCTCTACGTCCACCCCGCGGCCGCGCTCGCGCCCGGCACCGCGGTCGTCGTGGCCGGGCTGGCCTTCAACCTCTTCGGAGAGGCGATCGCGAAGGGCATCGGGATGCGCACCACACCGCTGTCGCCGCGCCCCCGGGCCCGCGCCGCGCCCGTGCGCAGGCCCGTGGTGACCGACGAGGCGAAGCCCGTGCTGGCCGTGGAGGGCCTGCGGGTCGCCTTCCCTGGCAGCACCCCGGTGCGCGGGGTCGGCTTCACGCTGCGGCGCGGGGCGGCCGTCGGGATCGTGGGGGAGTCCGGCTCCGGCAAGACCCTCACCGCGCTCGCTCTCGCGCAGCTCATCGAGCAGCCCGGCGAGGTGAGCGCCGACCGGCTCGACTTCCTGGACCGGCCGCTGCTCGACCTGCCCGACCGCGAGCGCAAGCATCTGCTCGGCACGTCGTTCGCGATGGTGTTCCAGGACCCGATGACGTCGTTCAACCCCACCCAGCGCATCGGCCGCCAGCTCGCGGAGGTGTCCGAGCAGCACGGCGGGCTCAGCCGAGGGCAGGCGCTCGAGCGCGCGATCGACCGGCTGCAGGCCGTGCGGGTGCCCGCCGCCGCGCGCCGCGCGAAGCAGTTCCCGCACGAGTTCTCCGGCGGCATGCGGCAGCGCGCCATGATCGGCATGGGCATGATGGGCGCGCCCGCGCTGATCGTGGCCGACGAGCCGACCACCGCGCTCGACGTCACCGTCCAGCGGCAGGTGCTGCGGCTGCTGGACTCGGTGCGCGCGCACGAGGACGTCGCGCTGCTACTCATCAGCCACGACATCACCGTCGTTCGCCGGTTCTGCGAGCGCGTGCTCGTCATGTACGCAGGGCGCATCGTCGAGGACCTGCCCGCCGCCGACCTGCCCGCACGGGCCCGGCATCCCTACACCCGGGCGCTGCTGGCGGCCGTGCCCGACATGAACACCGACCGCGAGCAGCCACTCGCGGTCATCCCCGGCCGCCCGATCGACCCGGCCGAGTTGCCCGTCGGCTGCGCGTTCGCCACGCGATGCCCGCTGGCCGACGAGCAATGCCGCAGCGCCGACCCGCCGCTGGTTCCAGACGAGGAGGGGCGGCGCGTGGCGTGCTGGCACGCCGACGCCGCCACCGGGCTGCCCGCCGTGGCCGAGGAGGTGCGTGTCGGTGAGTGA
- a CDS encoding serine hydrolase yields MPHRQRAEDLAGFTVPGQPALSPDGARCLYVLRTVDTEHDRNAHALWCAGGGGPRRLTRGPADTAPAWSPDGTRIAFLRAKDGPPQLWSLPADGGEPEPLTSLPLGAGAPVWSPDGTRIAFTAPVDILGNSDDPVAPVVTERLDYRADGAGLLRGTRAHLHVLDVATGECRQVTGGDWHAGSPSWSPRSDRLAFGAATAPDADLHLRVPVYTLDVTDRHAEPVLAGLPDGVAQAVCWTADGGALLVAGTEGKPVGHTRLLRVPLGGGAVTDLAAGLDRNVMTGHPGYPGGAPQLTGDGRTVVFCVRDRGCTHLYAVDVDGGTPRPVVTGAGRNVTGLSVSGDTAAVVLGTPQSYGEVVEVELAGGAETVRTNHGGVPDGAALFARGEREFAISDGTVVQGWLIRDPDAATPGPLLLDIHGGPHNAWNGAADEVHLYHQQLAARGWTVLLLNPRGSDGYGERFFTAVSGGWGEADAQDFLEPVAELVAEGIADPKRLAVTGYSYGGFMTCYLTSRDDRFAAAVTGGPVTDLVSAAGSSADGHYLSDLELGGTPWAQPRRYAAMSPLSRVEEVSTPTLILHGAADLLCPAGQAEQWHTALRERGVPSRLVLYPEASHLFILEGPPSQRIDYNRRVVEWVEQYAGDAAGPRRPRLDAGHWQHRLTELAERHGVPGATLGILRLRPGGEDELVEAASGVLNVDTAVETTTDSVFQIGSVSKVWTATVVLQLVDEGLLDLDRPIAELLPELRLSDPDTAKQVTMRHLLTHTSGIDGDVFTDTGRGDDCLEKYTAALADVAQNHPLGVTWSYCNSGYSLAGRVIEKLTGQVWDQAMRERIFDRLGLAHTGTLPEEALLHRAAAGHVTKDGRPHRAPVWVLNRSAGPAGLVCSTAADVLGFARMHLTGGLAPDGSRVLSESSAEAMAALQADLPDKYLLGDSWGLGWSRFDWDSHRLIGHDGNTIGQSAFLRLLPEQGLAVTLLTNGDNAHDLYEDLFREIFADVAGVAMPKPLGPPAEPVRVDLHRHVGIYERQSVRMEVLAEGKDGKPALRTTITGPLAELTPEPTQDYALVPVAENLFVAKDPDMRMWIPVTFYELATGERYVHFGARATPKVR; encoded by the coding sequence ATGCCCCACCGCCAACGCGCCGAGGACCTGGCCGGCTTCACCGTGCCCGGGCAGCCCGCGCTGTCCCCTGACGGCGCACGCTGCCTTTACGTGCTGCGCACCGTCGACACCGAGCACGACCGCAATGCCCACGCCCTGTGGTGCGCGGGCGGGGGAGGGCCGAGGCGGCTCACCAGGGGTCCGGCCGACACCGCACCCGCGTGGTCGCCGGACGGCACCCGGATCGCGTTCCTGCGGGCCAAGGACGGCCCACCACAACTGTGGTCGCTGCCCGCCGACGGCGGCGAGCCGGAGCCGCTGACCTCGCTGCCGCTGGGGGCGGGCGCACCCGTGTGGAGCCCGGACGGCACCCGCATCGCCTTCACCGCGCCCGTGGACATCCTGGGCAACAGCGACGACCCCGTCGCCCCCGTCGTCACCGAGCGGCTGGACTACCGCGCCGACGGAGCCGGGCTGCTGCGCGGCACCCGCGCGCACCTGCATGTCCTCGACGTCGCCACGGGCGAGTGCCGCCAGGTCACCGGCGGCGACTGGCACGCGGGCTCGCCGTCCTGGTCGCCCCGCTCGGACCGGCTCGCGTTCGGCGCGGCGACCGCGCCCGACGCCGACCTGCACCTGCGCGTGCCCGTCTACACCCTGGACGTGACCGACCGGCACGCCGAGCCGGTGCTCGCGGGCCTGCCCGACGGGGTGGCACAGGCCGTGTGCTGGACGGCGGACGGAGGCGCACTGCTGGTGGCGGGCACCGAGGGCAAGCCGGTGGGACACACCAGGCTGCTGCGGGTCCCGCTCGGCGGTGGTGCCGTCACCGACCTCGCCGCCGGGCTCGACCGCAACGTGATGACCGGCCATCCCGGCTATCCCGGCGGTGCGCCACAGCTGACCGGCGACGGCCGCACCGTGGTGTTCTGCGTCCGAGACCGAGGCTGCACCCACCTCTACGCCGTCGACGTCGACGGCGGCACCCCGCGTCCGGTCGTCACAGGTGCCGGGCGCAACGTCACCGGCCTTTCGGTGTCCGGCGACACCGCCGCCGTCGTGCTGGGCACGCCGCAGTCCTACGGCGAGGTCGTCGAGGTCGAACTGGCCGGTGGGGCCGAGACCGTCCGCACCAACCACGGTGGCGTGCCGGACGGCGCCGCGCTGTTCGCCCGCGGGGAGCGCGAGTTCGCCATCTCCGACGGGACCGTGGTGCAGGGCTGGCTGATCCGCGACCCCGACGCCGCGACGCCGGGGCCACTGCTGCTGGACATCCACGGCGGACCCCACAACGCCTGGAACGGCGCGGCCGACGAGGTTCACCTGTACCACCAGCAACTCGCCGCACGCGGTTGGACCGTGCTGCTGCTCAATCCTCGCGGCAGCGACGGCTACGGCGAGCGGTTCTTCACCGCCGTCAGCGGCGGCTGGGGCGAAGCCGACGCGCAGGACTTCCTCGAACCGGTGGCGGAGCTGGTCGCCGAGGGAATCGCCGACCCGAAGCGGCTCGCCGTTACCGGCTACAGCTACGGCGGCTTCATGACCTGTTACCTGACCAGCCGCGACGACCGGTTCGCGGCCGCGGTCACCGGCGGTCCCGTCACCGACCTGGTGAGCGCCGCGGGATCGTCGGCGGACGGGCACTACCTCAGCGACTTGGAGCTCGGCGGAACACCGTGGGCGCAACCGCGGCGTTACGCCGCGATGTCGCCTCTGTCCAGAGTGGAAGAGGTGAGCACTCCCACCCTGATCCTGCACGGCGCGGCGGACCTGCTGTGTCCGGCGGGGCAGGCCGAGCAGTGGCACACCGCGCTGCGCGAGCGTGGGGTGCCGAGCAGGCTCGTGCTCTACCCCGAGGCCTCGCACCTGTTCATCCTGGAAGGACCGCCCTCGCAGCGGATCGACTACAACCGCAGGGTCGTCGAGTGGGTCGAGCAGTACGCCGGTGACGCCGCAGGCCCGCGCCGCCCCCGGCTCGACGCCGGGCACTGGCAGCACAGGCTCACCGAACTCGCCGAGCGGCACGGTGTTCCCGGTGCCACGCTGGGCATCCTGCGGCTGCGGCCGGGCGGCGAGGACGAACTGGTCGAGGCCGCATCCGGCGTGCTCAACGTCGACACCGCGGTGGAGACCACCACCGACTCGGTGTTCCAGATCGGATCGGTGTCCAAGGTGTGGACGGCCACGGTGGTGCTGCAACTGGTGGACGAGGGACTGCTGGACCTCGACCGGCCGATCGCCGAGCTGCTGCCGGAGCTGCGGCTGTCCGATCCGGACACCGCGAAACAGGTCACGATGCGCCACCTGCTCACCCACACCAGCGGGATCGACGGCGACGTGTTCACCGACACCGGCCGGGGCGACGACTGCCTCGAGAAGTACACGGCCGCGCTGGCCGACGTGGCGCAGAACCACCCGCTCGGTGTCACGTGGTCCTACTGCAACTCCGGCTACTCGCTGGCGGGCCGGGTGATCGAGAAGCTCACCGGGCAGGTCTGGGACCAGGCGATGCGGGAGCGGATCTTCGACCGGCTCGGCCTGGCGCACACGGGAACGCTGCCGGAGGAAGCGCTGCTGCACCGCGCCGCCGCGGGCCACGTCACCAAGGACGGGCGCCCACACCGGGCGCCGGTGTGGGTGTTGAACCGGTCGGCCGGTCCCGCCGGGCTGGTCTGCTCCACGGCCGCCGACGTGCTCGGCTTCGCCCGCATGCACCTCACCGGCGGGCTCGCGCCCGACGGCAGCCGCGTGCTCAGCGAGTCCTCGGCGGAGGCGATGGCGGCACTGCAGGCGGACCTGCCCGACAAGTACCTGCTCGGCGACTCGTGGGGGCTCGGCTGGTCCCGGTTCGACTGGGACTCCCACCGCCTGATCGGCCACGACGGCAACACCATCGGCCAGTCCGCGTTCCTGCGGCTGCTGCCCGAGCAGGGCCTTGCCGTGACGCTGCTGACCAACGGCGACAATGCGCACGACCTCTACGAGGACCTGTTCCGGGAGATCTTCGCCGACGTCGCGGGCGTCGCGATGCCCAAGCCGCTCGGACCGCCCGCCGAGCCGGTGCGGGTGGACCTGCACCGGCACGTGGGCATCTACGAGCGGCAGAGCGTGCGCATGGAGGTGCTCGCCGAGGGCAAGGACGGCAAGCCCGCCCTGCGCACCACCATCACCGGCCCGCTCGCGGAGCTGACCCCGGAGCCCACTCAGGACTACGCGCTGGTGCCCGTCGCGGAGAACCTGTTCGTGGCCAAGGACCCCGACATGCGGATGTGGATACCGGTGACCTTCTACGAGCTGGCGACGGGGGAGCGGTATGTCCACTTCGGAGCTCGTGCCACCCCGAAGGTGCGCTGA